DNA from Triticum aestivum cultivar Chinese Spring chromosome 7D, IWGSC CS RefSeq v2.1, whole genome shotgun sequence:
ctagtggttaaatcttggaatttttttggtgtttctctgattaaatagatacttaagtacctagaaatgatttttgaaaaaaataaagagcaaactatgacgcagctgcagttcaaatttgacccggttccagctgaatcggtgaaaatttgtctttttcatgagaggtggatcaaaccttttgacacccaaccatgtggtcaattgtgcattaaatatgtcctagtatatTAGAAAAtagatttggtacaattttgcgacaaatatatggtaggtccttcacaaaaaaactcactttgggcactcgaaaaatgggaaatgaatttttcgtggatagaaaataaaaacttccttaggcaacactGTTTGCCATTACAAAATGCACCCCTGTGTATAATATGAGgtcattttttgattttttcatgTGAAAAATTagaagaaaataaaaggaaaaacacATTTACATGTGCTCTATTCTCATTGGTGGAATTAGGTgtcacacggatcgatgacatggccccatccatccatctctccatcccacgtccatccatccatctatcttcagaaaaaagaaaaagaaaagaaaaagggtaacccccacccccacccgcagcCCGACCAACCAAAGCCTAACTCCTCCCATCTCTCCTCCCATCGCactcctccttcctcatctccttgccgccgccacctcctccccgtccTGCAGCGGCGCGTCCCGCCACCTTCTCCTCTCCgtcccgccaccacctcctccttcctcaACGCGTCCCACAACGGCGTCCACCGCGTCGCCTGCCGGCCGACCTCGCGGGTGGCTGCGTCGGCCAGCCCCACCGGCGACCTGCTACCCCATCGCTGGCTTCTCCCTCACCCCTCTCTAACCCTAGCTTCCCGTCGCCGGCGGCGGTGTCCTCATTCCCTCGCGTTGCACCTGAACCTCCCTCCCGCTCCtagttttcttcctcctcctccaccgctaGGGTTTCGTCTCCCCGATCCCCAGTTCCCGAAGCTCGGATCCAGCAGAAGCAGTGATGGCGGCCGCGGGAGATCCTCTCCAAGGTTCAGACCAAGCCCGCTGATGGAGCTGCAGCCGCCGGAGGGGCCGACGCGTCGGATGCgaccgccgccccggccgcccccgcCGAGGACCTCAAGATCTGGGATGCGTGTCGGATGCGCTTCCCCAACCACGACAACGACGACGCCGTGAGGTGAGCCCTATACTGTACTATAGCTGCTAGAGTAGGTTATTCTTTTAAGCTGGATCTGTGCAAGGTTGCAACGTTGGTTCTATATTTTCGTTGATGGAGTAGATGAATTATTGGTATAGCTGTAGATGTTGAGTAGATGATCTGGTGTACATTTTGTGGTCTGGAAACAAAATTACTAAGCAAGGTGAAGCCCTGAGCTTGACTTGATCGCTGTGCTCTATGTATATTTATTTACTGCTATAACATGGATATATATTCAGCTTTAATGTTAGTTGTAGCGCTAGCACGTCCATATGTGCAAGAAAAGGGTTAAGACAGAACTATGCTTGCTAGTACTATCTCTCTAAAACATGTGCAATCTGAATCCCAACAATCCAACCTGGTAGGGGCAGATTTTGCCTTGTTAGAGTTGTATTGTGATTTAATTTAGTGCTACATGGTTTTAGATTTCTTTGTTAACTTGAGCAGGAAAACTAAGTAAGATGCGTATTTGACACATGGTATTGGCAGGGACAGAATGGCTTCTGATGTGTTGTGCTTATGTATTATGCTTGCAGCTGCCGACCTCTTCCTGGGCTTCGCAACCAACTTCCAGCAGGTCTACGCGCTGGCGCAGTGCGACGTTTACTGCAGCAACTGCGTCACCCAGGCCGTGCAGCACATCGCGGTCGAGTGCGGCGGCGCCCCCTCCGGCCAGGTCTACCTCGACAAGTGCTACATTACCTACAGCTACTACCCCCACTGTTTCATGAATGGTTCATTACAGTAGTTCCTTCTGCAGtaatttcagtgtttcatagattAAGATTACAGATGTATGTTCATGAATGATGAGTAGTTTCAGTTATTTCCCAACTTGAAAGAAACTGGAATAGGCAGTAGTAGGATAATGAGTCATCCTGCACTAGTACAAGTACATGAACAAGTAGTATTATACGAGTCAGTGTAATACCTATGGTGTTGATTTTGAAATTTGATGCTCTCTAATGTTCCTATATTTCCATTGATCAGAAATCTTTGCTATAAGTTTCTTCGAATTAAGCGCTTCTCCATTCTCAGTACACCAAGAGAAACACGTAATAGTTTTCATGATTGTTCACGTGCCCTCTGGAATCTGTTATTCCTTTAATGATTGCCCATGTTATTATTATATCTTATATTAAAGGGAACTGTCCTTTTAACATGTTTATTATTTCTTGTAGCCGCTGGCCTGGTCCTccttgaggaggaggagcaggaggggcGCACCCAGCatcaggagaggagaggagagggagatccATGGCGGCCGGCGGCCAGATCCGCGCCGGGACCGGGCCTGCTCGTCAAGGAGACCCATGCCATGGACTAGTAGCTCAAGCAGTCTTCTTTTCTTCCTGCCCATCACCATCTGCAGGTTGTCATCCTCAAGGCCTCCACCATCTGCAGGTCTTCTTCTTCCATTCCATTCTCTGCTCTGTTCTTCTCTGCTGCAGTGTCTACAGTGGATGCAAATACCTGAttgtatatggatggatggattgcAGGGTCTACAATGCACCACCTTGATTTGTTGATTCGgtctggagcagcagcagcaacagctccttCCTTCCATGTAGATGGAGGGCATGACCTGCACAAGGAGCTCCAAGGTCACAAAGGTATCTGCTCCCTTGCTGTACATGTTTGTGGGTTCTCTGTGATGATGAAACCACTGATTGGATGTCCTGATTAGATACAATGCATTCCATTGAACCGTGGGGACAACATGAGTAAACTTTGATGTTTTACTGTACAGCTTTTGTGGGGTAATATATGTACAGTGAGTGGAGGACAACATGAGTAAACCGTGGGGACAATATATGTGGGACAACGAAGGTTATGGGGTAATGCTTTTGTGAATCAGTTTGCTATTTGTATCCAAGCTGAGTAAACTTTGATGTGGTTCCTGCAAAAGCTCTTGTTTTATATCTAACTGTACTAGGTATGTTTTCATGAAATGTACAATAAGTGGCCTGGGATCCCTCACATGAATCTATACCAACCATGTTTGATCCGACGGCCCAGTATCAATTTTTCTATTCTTCTACCACAAGCCCAAATTCTACTCTAGTTGCTCCCTATTAATTCTCAGACCAATGATAAGATGATGAAATTTCTTACTGCCTTCAAGGTCAACTGTGCTGCCACCTTTCTTGCTAGAAAATCTTAGTTTTTTTAGGCATATAAATAGGCATATAAATTGGCCTGTGCATTTGGCAGATATAGTAGTGTTTGTACTAACAGATTGAGCACAAACATTATTTGTTAAGAGGGCCCTGCAGTTATATTTTGGCTGCCTTTTGCTCCTTcatttttgtgtgtttgaaaatcAATACAACTGACATGCTTTACTTCTTCCACATGCAGTGATTGCTAAAAATGACAGGGATCAGATCGACCGCCAAGAATGATGCATAGCTTAACTGCTGTCGTAGTCGATTTCCAACAGGGAATACCTTTCTAGACTCCAACCTTCACAGTTCTCGTTGACTCATCTTGCTAGCAACTGAGTAGCTTTTTGCATACTTCTGTCAACAGCTCAATGCCACCAAATCTTTTTTGCCGTTCTTCTCTATTATACAACATCTGTTATACATCATACGGTGCCGAGCTCCTCATACACCAACCATTGTACAAACATATCATGAGTGGTAGGAAAATTTTGAACCTGTAGTATGTCACCTTATTTTCCAGATGGGCAATAGACGTCGTCATACTGTACTGTAATAGTGTCTTACCGGGTTTCAATTTGGTTTGCTTTGTACAATGCTTGCACTGGAAATGTTGAACTATCGAGCCTCCTCTACTCTGTTCTGTTGTATGATTACAATTGCAATAGTATTATTGGATCTGTTAATCAGTGCCTACATGTTAGATTGGCTTGATTTTGAGATGCAGCGAGACTCTGATGTTTCTGAATTCTGATGTGAAGGCATGTCTACATCAGTACAACTTTGCATGCATATTTTATTGACTAGATATATACGTGTTGACTGTCTGTTCCTCTAGTTTCCTGATGTGCATGTTTATTTGGATGCACTGAACCTTTGCATGTAGTAATAGTTCTCTGATATACATGCAACCTGATGGAACTTTCATGCTCTGCCATTGACCTACCATGAATATATATTACTACAGCAGCCTGTTACTATTACTACATgccatctttttattttcagtaGTGATTTTGATGCAACCTGATGGAACTTTCATGCTCTGCTAGTGAGAATAAGATGTTATAGTCTAGATATATGATGCAAAGTATGTTGTATTTACACACTTGTATCAAACTGCAGCAACCGCACAGGTGAGTTGAGGCAGGGGATAGAGAGGTTGAGCCGCTCGGGTGCTGATCATGTACAGCTGAGCTCTTTCCAGCGTCGATGCGACCAAACCAATGATGCAAGGCTTCTGCTGTTGCTGCTGCATGTCTTCATCAACTTAGTTGTTCCACAGGGAGAGATATAAATCCTTCACTTGTTCACTTTGTAATCTGCAGATTACTTCTTCCATTAATCACCTAGTGCTCCTGTTAGTGAGATTCATCTAGTATTTTTTTGCAAAGCATGCAATGGTTTGGAGTAGTTGATCATGGCCTGATGGAACCTCTAGCTGAACAATAAGATAGGTTAGTTAGTGTAGTAGAGGAAGAAAGATGATATATTTATTATTTGCTTTTGCTGCTTCTATATACACATGTATGTATGTTTAGTTATTCGACATGCTTCTGAAATTGACCGTGGTTTTAGACCGAAACACTATGCTTGTTCAAAGAGTGTCCATGTTGTGTGATATATGATGCTGCACCGTTGTGCATCTCTCTTTTCTTGTGTGCCGCATCATTGTAGATATGCTTGATAGAGTAAATGATTTCAGTTCTGGTTGTGTCAAATCTTTACTATGTACCATGCTTAGTGTTTATTTTACTGAGGCATTGGGCATTGGAATTTAGGCATTTATGTATATTTTTAGTTCTGGATGTGTCCAATGCAAACATTACTGTCAACTGTCAAGTTGATTCTAAAATGTCTTATTAAGTTCATTTCAAATGGTTATTTCTGGATTTAGTATGAATTTATTGTTGACCTGGCCTATGCTCTGTACCAATTTATTGCATTATTTTGTTATTTAGTGTTAAATATGCTGttatatttacttttattttgttcctAAACATTTTGTTCTATAACGTGCAGATGCTGGCCTTTCATGTTCCTTTGCGAATATCAGGACAAAGAAGTCGGAGGAAGCATAGTTCTAGCTCATTGGAGCTAATTCTGAGAGTAATTTGATGTAGCAAAACTTGGCTCATGTGATtgtacacttgtagagcttgttaTCTGATTGTATACTTGTAGAGCTTGTTATCTGATTGTAATCTTGATGCTGATCACATTtgtatgtgtgttatatgatgtagcacTTTGATGGTTGATAATATTTGAAGTATTTCCTGTATTTTctgtgtgccaatttaaatactacgtatttatttatgttaaattaaaaaataaagaatatGGCCCTGACAGCTAGGACCTAGTACAAGTACCTAACAATGCGGACCCACTTGACTAGTGAACccattttatataaaaaaatgaaactgttgagacaaaaaggccacggcccaaaaataaaaaggctgcaatgttgggcttggcccaggaagtcgaccaaaaattgacaggaaaaaaaatatataggaaggctgaattgttgggctcggcgcatgtaaaacaccgaatcggaccgggctgaatcttatcaactaccttttcatttggtcacaattttgccacgtcagattgccacgttggatccgacgtggcctgggcagagagctagtgaccaaaacagaaggtcatagaatcaacgaccttttgttttggtcgtgaaattccacgaccttctcacagagaaggtcgttaatttcagtttacgactgccagcttttgaccttctatttttggtcacaaaaaggctGCAAATGAAAAGCAATGACCTTTTAGTGACTagtagtgatggtcgcaagttgacatattatTTGTAGTGTTTGCAGTAATAGAAATATCACACTCCACTAGATTAACtaattttttttaaaaggaggatgACCCTGATCCTCTGCATCACGTGGTGCACATAACTATTTTAATAAACAAAGTACGAGGTTCAAAACAACGTCTCAAGCAAGCTGCATGAAAAGTAAAAAAGTGGCACTACCGgcgaaaatagggtaaaatgactGAACATCTATCCTATTGTTGGATCGTCATCCAAACCGATTGTAAGTATCACATGCTACCATCTCCCAGCTGTTGCACCCAATAGGCACAAGCTCCCTGTGATCCGCATGACAGAGTAACGACTACGTATGGATCCAAGCACAGGAAGATGACCCGTAGTATTCTCGATTCATCGATTAAGGAATGTTACTCTCCCGATGTCTATTATTCCCACATGTCTCTGCATCCATTCAGTTCTCTGTGAGCATACTCACCACTTATTTGTACTCTAATATGTCAAATATAATGGATGGAGGAATAAATATTGTAGTATCAATGACTCAATAGACCTTGCATTTTGCTCATGCAAGCAGAGACGTATATATAGGGAAATCATTATTCACACGGACGTGAAGGCTGCAGGAGAATTTATTTATTTGTTCATTATTTTAATTTTCATTGCAACTTTTTCACTTGGTAGAATGCATATGTGCTTCTGCGCATTTATTATCGTCTTCTTAGCAGTCGAATCTTTTGACCCAACCCACATTATATTTTCTGTATATATTCCTTTTATTGTCAAATGTATTAATTGATCAAACtttgtttgaattattattattttcataaaaAGGTAAACTTAAGGCCAAACATAGGGGGGAACCATCGTTTTTTGCTTTTTGCAGGAAGCAAATGCCTACCGAGCAACTGCTCACGGAGATCACCAAAGGGAAGAGAAAGTGCATTTACTTCCATTTGCTGCCCCCACTCCAGGTCTTTTTAGTGTGTCACATTCAGAGTTGGGAGGAAGTGGTGTTTTCATAAGGAGCCCGCCCTTTTTTAATCTGACAAGACCACCATAATCTGCGATCAGTGATTCATTGTCTTGCTCTGTACGGATAACATGTCTCTTCACTGATTAAGCAACCAAAAAATAGccaaaaaaaaaaaactgaaaaatctCGACCGAGACAGCCGGCGAGCCGGTCAGAATGAGATCATGGACTCGAAGCAGTTGATGCCGTCGAACTCCGGCGTGAAACGCATCTCCCGCTTCATCTCTGGGCGAGAGGCTTGGTCGACCTTCTCCTCCTGCCGCTGCTTCTCCGTGGCTTTCTCCGGCTGCTGCCAGCTGCGGCTCCGCCAGGAAAGGCGTGTGGCGTACCCGGCACCCGCGATGTCCGCCGGCGAGGAGCTCAGGATCGAGAAAGCCAAGATCTTGTCCATGGTCAGTGGCGCCTAGCGCTGATCGGTTTCTTCCTATGTGGGTGTGGTGCGTTGGTAGATGCTTGATTTCCCATGGCTCCGCTCGTGCTCTGTTTATATACACGGAAAGGGGAGGGGAAGCCGACTGTTTAGAAAGTTGATGTACGCGGAAAGAAGACGCTGACTCCGTCTGGCATATGGCGGGAGTAAAGCGACATGAGACATGGTTGATTGTTTATTGAGTAGGAGAGGTGACGTGTTGCGACTCTGACTCGCTGCCGCGCGGGGAGTTGGTCAATATGAGATGTCCTTGGCGGCTTGGCTATTGTTTATGGCCAGGAAAGACTGAAGGAGATTGAAGATGACTGACTGGGGTGAGGAGTGGACTTGGACATGAGGTGTCGTGTGAGGGATGGACACGGGCCGTGAGTGGCCGGCCTCGCGCGCCGCACGGCGCCACCAAACTCAGACAGACCCTCGCAGCACCTGTTAGGTCAACTTGAACACACGACCATGTCTGTTTTGTCAGGGTAGTGCGGCCAACTGGCCAACATATTTGGTCCGTCCAGCCGGTCGGTCGGCAAATATACACAATTTTTCTCATACACATGTCCAACTAAAAAGCAACATTCATATAGATCAACCAAATAAATCACATAGTATCACAATAATAAACAACATATGCAGAGGGGGTCGCCCTGGCGCAGGCGAGCAGAGAGCAAATCCTGTACTCCCAATCATGGAGTACTCCGGCTGCTCCAACCACATCACAACCGTTGGATGGAACATCTATGTACAGGATAAAGTGTGGAGGCCCCCATCCTCCCAAATTTCCAGAAACCCTCTATATAAGTTCAATGGAATACTGTACAATTAGATAGTCACTAGTTGAAAATTGGGCATCATTCCCGGtttcagagggcctttagtcccggttctgcaaccgggacaaaacgatcgggactaatgcccaccactTTTTAGTCCCGGACATAAGACtcacatttagtcccggttccagacaccaaccgagactaaaggggttgcgccaggagcgaggacct
Protein-coding regions in this window:
- the LOC123169379 gene encoding uncharacterized protein; translation: MDKILAFSILSSSPADIAGAGYATRLSWRSRSWQQPEKATEKQRQEEKVDQASRPEMKREMRFTPEFDGINCFESMISF